The Lolium perenne isolate Kyuss_39 chromosome 6, Kyuss_2.0, whole genome shotgun sequence genome segment TCTAGCGACTCCTAGTAGAACCACCTTAACACTTGGTATTCAGAGCCATAAATTTTTCCCCACCACTTCTTCTTCGCGAGATCTCACCCTGGAGACTCGAGCTCGTCGCGCCGCCGATCTAATTCGTGAACGGATCATGGAGACGCTTACTCCAGAGGGGAAGGCTATCTTCGACAccctctccagcgccgccgctgctcagcAGGAGCAGCAGAGGAAGGAGCTCCATGACCTCATCGCCCAGGCTGTCACCAGCGTTGTCGATTCGGCGGTGCGCTCCTCCATCGACAAGGCCGTCGTGAACATGCAACTGTACGCCGACGGAGTGGAGAATACGCTTCAGCAGCACATCACCGAGCTGCGGGAGCAAGTTGGTCTCGCCGCCCACTCCGACGACCCAGATCCGTAGACCAGGACACTGGGGGGCGACGCGGAGACCGGCCCTGATGGGCGCCGTTCATCATCGAGTACACGGAGGCCGGCAGTAGGGTCCCCTGGCCCTTACATACCTCCTCCGGCAAGAGGTATGCGTCATAACCGCAGCTCTGCTCAGGCTCCTCGCTCGTTTGATGTTGATGACGGTCCTGATTCGCCTCCGCGCGGTCGTGTTCCGCGCGTCGATTTTCCGAAATCTGACGGCGAGAATCCCCGTCTATGGCAGACCCGCTGCGAGGATTATTTTGAACTCTATGATACTTCTCCTAATCTGTGGGTCAAAATCGCTTCGATGCAATTCCATGGACCTGCATCTCGTTGGCTGAATTCAGTTCAGCCAGCGATCAGGAAATTCACTTGGCCTGAGTTTTGTCAGGAGGTTACCATTCGTTTTGGTCGTAACCAGCATCAGTCGCTTATTCGTCGCCTCTATAAACTTGTTCAAACTGGTTCGGTAGAGGAATATGTTAACCAGTTTGCTGAACTAATTGATCAATTAGCGGCTTATGAAAATAAACCTGACCCACTTCACTATGTCACTCGTTTCCTCGAGGGGCTTAAACCTTCAGTTCGTATGCTAGTTGCTATTCAGCTTCCTCCAGACTTGGATACTGCGTATACTATTGCCTTGGTGCAGGAAGAAGTTGGAGATGGGTATACGGTACTCAATTCCCCAATAGCTGCTGTTGCTCGTAAGGCTTATGTTTCCCAAGGCCAAGCAGTGAAGCAGTTTGATGACCATGCAATGGTTCGTTCCAATGATTCAGCTCGAACAACAGATGAGAAGATCAATGCTCTGAAGAATTACAGAAGGGCCAAGGGCCTTTGTTTTACCTGTGGTGAACGATGGTCTCGCGATCACAAGTGTCAGCAGACAGTGCAGTTACATGTGGTGCAGGAGTTGGTTGAATTTTTCCAGAATTCACCTGACAGTTCCACTGATCTTTATGATACTGCTTCTGATATGGAATTGATGCAAATCCATGAACTCAGTTCTGCTGATAATAAACCAGAGCAATCAATAGTGTTACATTGCATAGTGCAAGGCACTCCAATGGTGTTTCTTCTGGATTCAGGTAGCAATAACTCATTCATCACCGAGTCATTGGCTGACAATATTGCTGGGCATGTTTCTCTGGCCACACCCAAGCGTGTGAAGGTTGCTGGCGGAGGAATTCTGAGCTGTACCAAGTATATACCTGACTGCCCATGGGTTTGTGGAAACTTGCAGTTCTCCTCCTCGTTCAAGATTCTTCCATTGAAAGGGTATGATGGTATTGTTGGTATGGATTGGTTGGCCACACATAGTCCACAGATCATTGACTGGAATCAAAAATGGCTAGCGTTCCAATATCAAGGACAGTGGGTGTGTTTGCAAGGAAATGTTCCAGCAGAGTATGCTTGCACAGTGGTGGAAATCCAACTCGTGCAGAATTCTCAAGATGTTATTGAACACTTGCCAGCTGAAGTACAAGAACTGCTGTCTTCTTTCTCTACAGTATTCTCTGAACCAGATGGACTGCCACCTTGCAGAGCTGTTTCCCACTCAATCCCTCTCATTGATGGTGCCAGGCCAGTCCAAATTAGACCCTATCGGTTTGCTCCTGAGCTGAAGAATGAAATCGAGCAGCAAATCACTGATATGCTCAAGTCTGGTGTCATTCGACCAAGCAACAACAATTTTGCTTCTCCCTTGATAATGGTTAAGAAAAAAGATCATACTTGGCGACCATGTGTTGACTATCGTCATCTGAACGCTCTCACTGTTAAGAGTAAATACCCTTTACCAGTCATTGATGAATTACTTGATGAGCTCCACGGCGCTTGCTGGTTGCTGCGCGtagatgacgtattgtctttccgttcaacacgcgtctgttgggaaccccaagaggaaggtgtgatgcgtacagcggcaagttttccctcagtaagaaaccaaggtttatcgaaccagtaggagtcaagaagcacgtcgaaggttgatggcggcgggatgtagtgcggcgcaacaccagggattccggcgccaacgtggaacctgcacaacacaaccaaagtactttgccccaacgtaacagtgaggttgtcaatctcaccggcttgctgtaacaaaggattagatgtatagtgtggatgatgattgtttgcagaaaacagtagaacaagtattgcagtagattgtattcgatgtaaaagaatggaccggggtccacagttcactagaggtgtctctcccataagataaatagcatgttgggtgaacaaattacagttgggcaattgacaaatagagagggcatgaccatgcacatacatgatatgatgagtatagtgagatttaattgggcattacgacaaagtacatagaccgctatccagcatgcatctatgcctaaaaagtccaccttcaggttatcatccgaaccccttccagtattaagttgcaaacaatagacaattgcattaagtatggtgcgtaatgtaatcaataactacatcctcggacatagcatcaatgttttatccctagtggcaacagcacatccacaaccttagaactttctgtcactgtcccagatttaatggaggcatgaacccactatcgagcataaatactccctcttggagttaagagtaaaaacttggccagagcctctactaataacggagatcatgcaagatcataaacaacacatagatataaattgataatcaacataacatagtattctctatccatcggatcccaacaaacacaacatatagcattacagatagatggtcttgatcatgttaggcagctcacaagacccgacaatgaagcacaattaggagaagacgaccatcttgctactgctatggacccatagtccaggggtgaactactcacacatcactccggaggcgaccatggcggtgaagagtcctccgggagatgattcccctctccggcagggtgccgaggcgatctcctgaatcccccgagatgggattggcggcggcgtctctggaaggttttccgtatcgtggctctcggtactgggggtttcgcgacgaagactatatgtaggcggaagggcaggtcagggggccgcacgggggccccacacactagggccgcgcgggccccccttgggccgcgccgccctagtgtggcggcgccccatggccccacttcgtctctccttcggtcttctggaagcttcgtggcaaaataggcccctgggcgttgatttcgtccaattccgagaatatttccttactaggatttctgaaaccaaaaacagcagaaacaaagaatcggttcatcggcatctcgttaataggttagtgccggaaaatgcataaatatgacataaagtatgcataaaacatgtagatatcatcaataatgtggcatggaacataagaaattatcgatacgtcggagacgtatcagcatccccaagattagtttacgccgtcccgagcaggtaaacgataacaaagataatttctggagtgacatgccatcataaccttgatcatactattgtaagcatatgtaatgaatgcagtgatcaaaacaatggtaatgacatgagtaaacaaatgaatcatatagcaaagacttttcatgaatagtactttcaagacaagcatcaataagtcttgcataagagttaactcataaagcaataattcaaagtaaaggcattgaagcaacacaaaggaagattaagtttcagcggttgctttcaacttataacatgtatatctcatggatagttgtcaatgcaaagtaatataacaagtgcaatatgcaagtatgtaggaatcaatgcgcagttcacacaagtgtttgcttcttgaggtggagaaagataggtgaactgactcaacataaaagtaaaagaaaggcccttcgcagagggaagcattgattgctatatttgtgctagagctttggttatgaaaacaagaaacaattttgtcaacggtagtaataaagcatatgtgttatgtaaattatatcttacaagttgcaagcctcatgcatagtatactaatagtgcccgcaccttgtcctaattagcttggattacctggattatcatcgcaatacacatgttttaaccaagtgtcacaaaggggtacctctatgccgcctgtacaaaggtctaaggagaaagctcgcattggatttctcgcttttgattattctcaacttagacatccataccgggacaacatagacaacagataatggactcctcttttatgcataagcattcaacaacaattaattttctcatatgagattaaggatatttgtccaaaactgaaacttccaccatggatcatggctttagttagcggcccaatgttatttctctaacattatgcatgctctaaccattaaatgagtggtaaatctcccttacttcagacaagacggacatgcatagcaactcacatgatattcaacaaagagtagttgatggcgtccccaggaacatggttatcgcacaacaagcaacttaataagagataaagtgcataagtacatattcaataccacaatagtttttaggctatttgtctcatgagctatatattgcaaagatgaagaatagaaatttaaaggtagcactcaagcaatttactttggaatggcggagaaataccatgtagtaggtaggtatggtggacacaaatggcatagtggttggctcaaggattttggatgcatgagaagtattccctctcgatacaaggtttaggctagcaaggttatttgaaacaaacacaaggatgaaccggtgcagcaaaactcacataaaagacatattgtaaacattataagactctacaccgtcttccttgttgttcaacccaatactagaaattatctagactttagagagaccaattatgcaaaccaaattttagcaagctctatgtatttcttcattaataggtgcaaagtatatgatgcaagagcttaaacatgagcacaacaattgccaagaatcaaattatccaagacatctttatcaattactacatgtagcatttcccgattccaaccatataacaatttaacgaagaagattcaaccttcgccatgaatactatgagtaaagcctaaggacatatttgtccatatgcaatagcggagcgtgtctctctcccacacaaagaatgctaggatccattttattcaaacaaaacaaaaacaaaaacaaaccgacgctccaagcaaagtacataagatgtgatggaataaatatatagtttcactagaggaacctgataatgttgtcgatgaagaaggggatgccttgggcatccccaagcttagatgcttgagtcttcttaaaatatgcaggggtgaaccaccggggcatccccaagcttagagctttcactctccttgatcatatcgtatcatcctcctctcttgatccttgaaaacttcctccacaccaaactcaaaacaactcattagagggttagtgcacaataaaaatttacatgttcagaggtgacataatcattcttaacacttctggacattgcacaaatctactgaaagtcaatggaatcgaaaaatccatcaagcatatcaaaacaggcaatgcgaaataaaaggcagaatctgtcaaaacagaacagttcgtaaagacaaattttattgaggcaccagacttgctcaaatgaaaatgctcaaattgaatgaaagttgcgtacatatctgaggatcactcacgtaaattggcataattttctgagttacctacagagaattaggcccagattcgtgacagcaaagaaatctgtttctgcgcagtaattcaaatctagtatgaaccttactatcaacgactttacttggcacaacaatgcaacaaaataacataaggagaggttgctacagtagtaacaacttccaagactcaaatataaaataaaagtactgtagtaaaaacatgagttgtctcccataagcgcttttctttaacgcctttcagctaggcgcagaaagtgtgtatcaagtgttatcaagagacgaagtattaacagtggggtttggagttttctcaatcatgcatagtattttggatacataggtttcagcggctcccttttcattagtcttgggcttgctactttcatcaaacaaattttcaggaacaagccaagcataattatcatctagagcttcatgcatcgctaggagcttacatggtattggtgctttaatctccccaccatcattaacattattagtgtacttaattctatccatatccgtcttttcaagtgttcttttaaaatcggtgatcgtaccaagcctctcatgcttactaaaaacttttctagcttctttagctatatccgcaaattctcgcactaagacttttagaacaaaatctctcttctctcccctctccatatcagaaagtgtaagaaacatgtgttgtatcatggggttgagactaataaatctagcttccatcatgcgtaccaaacaaacagaagcatcttcataagtagggacaacttttgcaatgggtatatctttaagatcttcatgcatactaacgtgagtgaaaaattcttctatattatctcttccaattatagacccttgtcccataggtatatcttttacagtaaaattaaaaggaaacatgatgaaataagtaaagcaaatgcaagtaactaatttttttgtgttttttgatatagagtgcaagacagtaaataaagtaaagctagcaactaatttttttgtgtttcgatatagcaaacaagatagcaagtaaagtaaaactagcaactaattttttgtattttgttttagtgcagcaaacaaagtagtaaataaaataaagcaagacaaaaacaaagtaaagagattggattgtggagactccccttgcagcgtgtcttgatctccccggcaacggcgccagaaaatctgcttgctgcgcgtagatgacgtattgtctttccgttcaacacgcgtccgttgggaaccccaagaggaaggtgtgatgcgtacaacggcaagttttccctcagtaagaaaccaaggtttatcgaaccagtaggagtcaagaagcacgtcgaaggttgatggcggcgggatgtagtgcggcgcaacaccagggattccggcgccaacgtggaacctgcacaacacaaccaaagtactttgccccaacgtaacagtgaggttgtcaatctcaccggcttgctgtaacaaaggattagatgtatagtgtggatgatgattgtttgcagaaaacagtagaacaagtattgcagtagattgtattcgatgtaaaagaatggatcggggtccacagttcactagaggtgtctctcccataagataaatagcatgttgggtgaacaaattacagttgggcaattgacaaatagagagggcatgaccatgcacatacatgatatgatgagtatagtgagatttaattgggcattacgacaaagtacatagaccgctatccaaagatgcatctatgcctaaaagtccaccttctgtgttatcatccgaaccccttcccggtattaagttgcaaacaacggacaattgcattaagtatggtgcgtaatgtaatcaataactacatcctcggacatagcatcaatgttttatccctagtggcaacaaagacatccacaaccttagaactttctcacatcgtcctgcatttaatggaggcatgaacccactatcgagcataaatactccctcttggagttaagagtaaaaacttggccagagcctctactaataacggagagcatgcaagatcataaacaacacatagatataaattgataatcaacataacatagtattctctatccatcggatcccaacaaacacaacatatagcattacgatagatgatcttgatcatgttaggcagctcacaagacccgacaatgaagcacaattaggagaagacgaccatctagctactgctatggacccatagtccagggttgaactactcacacatcactccggaggcgaccatggcggtgaagagtcctccgggagatgattcccctctccggcagggtgccggaggcgatctcctgaatcccccgagatgggattggcggcggcggcgtctctggaaggttttccgtatcgtggctctcggtactgggggtttcgcgacgaagactatatgtaggcggtaggcggaagggcaggtcagggggccgcacgggggccccacacactagggccgcgcgggccccctttgggtcgcgctgccctagtgtggcggcgccccgtggccccactttgtctctccttcggtcttctggaagcttcgtggcaaaataggcccctgggcgtcgatttcgtccaattccgagaatatttccttactaggatttctgaaaccaaaaacagcagaaaacagcaactggttcttcggcatctcgttaataggttagtgccggaaaatgcataaatatgacataaagtatgcataaaacatgtagatatcatcaataatgtggcatggaacataagaaattatcgatacgtcggagacgtatcactggttctcgaagcttgacctgcgtgccggttatcatcagataagaCTGACGGAGGGGGATGAACATAAAACTGCGTTCCATACACACCATGGCCATTTCGAGTTCACTGTAATGGCTTTTGGACTGACAGGAGCTCCAGCTACTTTTCAGGCAGAAATGAATCGTACCTTGGCTCCTCTTTTGCGCAAATGTGCCTTGGTGTTCTTCGATGATATCCTGATTTACAACAAATCTTATAAAGATCATCTTAGTCACTTGCGAGCAGTGCTAGCTCTTCTGGCAGAAAATGATTGGAAAGTTAAGATGTCTAAATGTTCCTTTGCCCAAAAAAGTGTCAATTACCTCGGGCATGTGATTTCAGAGAATGGTGTTGCAACAGATGAAACAAAAATAGACACAGTGTGTGACTGGCCAACTCCATGTGATGTGAAACAACTTCGTAGCTTCTTAGGGCTCGCTGTCTATTATCGGAAATTTGTTCGTGGATATGGATCTCACAGTTGCTTCGCAAGAACACACCCTTTGTGTGGACAACAATAACTGAACTGGCATTCAGAACCCTCAAGACATCTCTTATCACCGCGCCTGTGTTGGCTCTTCCTGACTTCTCTTGTCAGTTCATAGTTGAGACGGATGCCAGCGACTTGGGAATAGGAGCTGTTCTTATGCAGAATAATCATCCACTTGCATTCGTGAGTAAAGCGCTTGGTCCACGAACTCGGGGTCTTTCAACATATGAAAAGGAATATATGGCGATCCTTCTGGCTGTTGAACAATGGCGAGCgttgacaaggtattgacttgtcaatgcctatggattgtaggctagggtttagttagaagtagagggcaagtagatctcgaaggtttcagccgaaaagtactcgacgactatgaaaactaggatttgcagacaatgattcgattgattctttgtccctcgactcccccttatatatgaggtggagccgagggattcgtgctatacaagtttacatagtccgggacggtttctaactcatcccgccagatcacaaacaacacttcctattacaactctatctttccttagtaaatcttgggctcccgaatcttcttattcttcgggtattgggcttccagtaaaccccgggtaccatcttcggcaggcccatttgggatgcctatgtcagagtcctgagattttgcttgaatcgtagagtcagggaaaatctccattgtttatttttactcgaaagctttaaccttttatatttcttcacataaaattctatattgtacagggatactggcaattggggctagttcatctgacggatcaggtactagttaactgctctagtggcaatccgcaaaaacctacttcaaaatcacgtccccggacatgatctcgggatactggtgtaaacgtcgacaggtgccgcttaaggtcttaccattccgtCGTagtccagtcaaatttatcgggtacctaacgcgtccgttaggatttttcttcgtatctgttgatacggataaaagtagcagagcgcagtctttggcgatgccacgcccagcagaacggatctggggtcttaccttcgcaaattttgcggcattcagaaattgatcgcaacttcggcgttctgagaatatattgtcgagtgcttttccggctgttggaatggcacattttatcgagtcatatatgacttatattgttctcccgatgggagtatatgtagagttaattataactcgaaatatactctcttgtttttctatttttgttaatttcatcgggcacgcgaacagcgttcccgatgggagtagcccccgaggctacaaccaagaacttgtgcttggttgtaggctcaacattttagtccaccttgtcgctatattttcattacttcccaatatgatctctttcttcttctctctttttttatctctcgggtgcgcgaacagcgctcccgatgggagtagcccccgaggctacagccaaggacttgtgcttggttgtaggctcccgcaatttctatatttatcatactcgaaaatttacttttttctgaagtagcccccgagcatttgagcaaaaacttgtatttgaccaaaggctccgaagtattgaataattctttctgtcgccatttttcttttgtttttcttgtcgacatacttcccttaatcaaatttacttcatccttctcgaatagtcgtgatttttctgccctgtgggtccattgcttcgactacgttgacacgtcgtgcaagtagtggacacacgtcctccgcttttcctggcgcacgtacggtaacgcctatttcagtaaaaatactcttttgcccttgtgtctagaagatccatcctcaccacacgatttcttcatccaacggcacaatcgctttcacccgaatcttatataaacccttcttcaaccttcgttcatcccctcgcttgcgccgctcacctgttcctcttcgcaaaacttcccctgcgcccaactctctccaatcttccgtacgcacatacattgctctgcccactgccgttgatgccaccgcgcacgcgtctgactcgccacagcacgccggaatccaagatggccgccgaggatcttgagtgggagagatccaaaatctccaatcaagacatcaacacgctgaagaggctcggcctcatgacgaaggaggacgccatccgctttcctagcgaagaaagctaccccaagcctccaatggagtatcgggtttgttttgttgatcacctgatccgcggcctttcaaccccaatccaggatttcctccgcggccttcttttcgtttatgggattcaactgcaccagttgactcccaattccatccttcacatttctatttttatcacactttgcgaatgcttcctcgaatccctcccaattgggctttgtgga includes the following:
- the LOC139832493 gene encoding uncharacterized protein; protein product: MRHNRSSAQAPRSFDVDDGPDSPPRGRVPRVDFPKSDGENPRLWQTRCEDYFELYDTSPNLWVKIASMQFHGPASRWLNSVQPAIRKFTWPEFCQEVTIRFGRNQHQSLIRRLYKLVQTGSVEEYVNQFAELIDQLAAYENKPDPLHYVTRFLEGLKPSVRMLVAIQLPPDLDTAYTIALVQEEVGDGYTVLNSPIAAVARKAYVSQGQAVKQFDDHAMVRSNDSARTTDEKINALKNYRRAKGLCFTCGERWSRDHKCQQTVQLHVVQELVEFFQNSPDSSTDLYDTASDMELMQIHELSSADNKPEQSIVLHCIVQGTPMVFLLDSGSNNSFITESLADNIAGHVSLATPKRVKVAGGGILSCTKYIPDCPWVCGNLQFSSSFKILPLKGYDGIVGMDWLATHSPQIIDWNQKWLAFQYQGQWVCLQGNVPAEYACTVVEIQLVQNSQDVIEHLPAEVQELLSSFSTVFSEPDGLPPCRAVSHSIPLIDGARPVQIRPYRFAPELKNEIEQQITDMLKSGVIRPSNNNFASPLIMSLMNYLMSSTALAGCCA